Within the bacterium genome, the region GCGTCTCTTTGGCATCGTTGAACGTGAATTTGCCGCCCATGGCGGTGATGACGTTCGGCAATCCCACATCCAGACCCCACAGGCAAAGATCGGTCTCATGAATGCCCTGGTTGCCCACATCGCCGTTGCCGAATTCCCAGGTCCAGTGCCAGTTGTAATGGACATGATTGCGGGAAAAGGGGCGGTAACGGGCCGGGCCCAGCCAGAGATCATAATCCAGGCCCGGCGGCACCGGTTCATCCGGTTTAATGCCGATATCCGGCCGCCAGCGGAACACCAGACCGCGCGCCATATAAACCTGGCCGATGGTGCCTTTGCGCAGATGGTCGATCGCCTCCTGAATGGCCGCAGAGCTTCGCAGTTGAACGCCGTTCTGCACAATACGGTTGTATTTGGCCGCTGCCTCAATCAGTTTGCGGCCCTCCCAAATATTATGAGTGCCCGGCTTTTCCACATACACATCTTTGCCGGCCTGGCAGGCCCAAATGGCTGCCAGAGCATGCCAGTGATTGGGCGTGGCGATAGTGACGGCATCGATCTCCTTATCATCGAATACGCGACGCAAATCCTGTTCGGTCTTGATCGGCTTGTTATAAGTTTTTTCAAATTCCTTGGCCCGTTCAGCTGCAATGTTGCTGTCTGGATCGCACAGGGTGACCACCTGTACATCGGGCTGATTCATCATCCCTTTGATATGGTCTTTGCCGCGGCCGTTCACGCCCAGCACCGCCACATGGATGCGCTCATTGGCGCCGAACACCGATCGGGGCAGAATGAGCGGCGCAGCCAGCATGGCGGCGGCAGCCGCACTGTTTTTAATGAACTCCCTGCGGGTACTATTTTTTTGTTCTTGTTTCATCAACACCTCGACCGCTGAATGTATGTACAACATCGTGAATACACGATGACATGGTATTATACAAAAAAGTTTTGACAAATCAAGCAAAAAAAATCAAAATATCTGACCCGCGATGAAACATGATTCAGCGGCTCCTGGTCGCTTCAGCCAACGCCGGGATCCGGGGAACGCGCCGCCGGCCAAACCAGGGCCGGCTCTGCACGAAAGGATCACCCCCTCACGCCCGTCTGAACGTCAGCCCTCTTCAGGGTTTAAGAGGACGGTCACCGGTCATGGGTTTCGATCAAAGGCAGGGA harbors:
- a CDS encoding Gfo/Idh/MocA family oxidoreductase produces the protein MKQEQKNSTRREFIKNSAAAAAMLAAPLILPRSVFGANERIHVAVLGVNGRGKDHIKGMMNQPDVQVVTLCDPDSNIAAERAKEFEKTYNKPIKTEQDLRRVFDDKEIDAVTIATPNHWHALAAIWACQAGKDVYVEKPGTHNIWEGRKLIEAAAKYNRIVQNGVQLRSSAAIQEAIDHLRKGTIGQVYMARGLVFRWRPDIGIKPDEPVPPGLDYDLWLGPARYRPFSRNHVHYNWHWTWEFGNGDVGNQGIHETDLCLWGLDVGLPNVITAMGGKFTFNDAKETPEVLTTLYHYPEQKKLIQFEVRHWCTNAEDGATVGNIFYGTEGYLVVKGYSEYEIFLGKDREPGPKNNAGGDHYANFIAAMRARDPKIQNGPVETVHLSSALAHLGNISYRLGRTLKFDPKKEKFIGDKDANKMLKRKYRKPYVIPDKV